Proteins encoded in a region of the Candidatus Nitrosomarinus catalina genome:
- the cutA gene encoding divalent-cation tolerance protein CutA encodes MKPVVIVSTYPNKKSILKIANELVKNKTIACVNISKIDSVYSWNGKIQNSPEYIAIFKTVTKNKIKLKNIIEETHPYDVPEIAEIDVNSINKSYLNWLIESTN; translated from the coding sequence ATGAAACCAGTGGTTATTGTATCAACATATCCTAATAAAAAATCAATTTTAAAAATTGCTAATGAACTTGTTAAAAATAAGACTATAGCATGTGTTAATATTTCAAAAATTGATTCAGTATATTCCTGGAACGGGAAAATTCAAAATTCTCCAGAATATATTGCAATATTCAAAACTGTGACAAAAAATAAAATTAAACTCAAAAATATAATTGAAGAAACTCATCCATATGATGTTCCTGAAATAGCTGAAATTGATGTTAATTCAATAAATAAATCATATTTGAACTGGTTAATTGAATCAACAAATTAA
- a CDS encoding metal-dependent transcriptional regulator produces the protein MDILKDETLFVGTAEAEHVEMYLKAIWHIRERGEDVKISTIAKMLNIRQPSVVQMLKKLNAKNLVEYNKAGVTLTEEGEVIGSSMMRNSRLLEVLMDSALKVEIDEEMVCGIEHHMNKQFTDALCTMLGHPRKCPHTHDIPKGECCK, from the coding sequence ATGGACATACTAAAAGATGAAACACTATTTGTTGGAACTGCAGAAGCAGAACATGTTGAGATGTATCTAAAAGCAATTTGGCACATTAGAGAAAGAGGCGAGGATGTTAAAATTAGTACAATTGCAAAAATGCTCAACATTAGACAACCAAGTGTAGTTCAAATGCTAAAAAAACTAAATGCTAAAAATCTTGTAGAATATAACAAAGCAGGTGTAACTCTTACAGAAGAAGGAGAAGTAATTGGTTCCAGTATGATGAGGAATAGTAGATTATTAGAAGTCTTAATGGATAGTGCATTAAAAGTGGAAATTGATGAAGAAATGGTATGCGGAATTGAGCATCACATGAATAAACAATTCACAGATGCATTATGTACAATGTTAGGACATCCAAGAAAATGTCCACATACGCATGACATTCCAAAAGGCGAATGCTGTAAATAA
- a CDS encoding secondary thiamine-phosphate synthase enzyme YjbQ yields the protein MKSLTKHLTFNIKSRRGFVNITPDVRKLVDQSKVQEGLCLVNAMHITASVFINDNEDGLLHDYEKWLEKLAPHEPIEQYKHNDTGEDNADAHLKRQVMGREVVVAITNGNLDFGPWEQIFYGEFDGKRPKRVLVKIIGE from the coding sequence ATGAAATCATTAACTAAACATCTTACATTTAATATTAAATCTCGAAGAGGGTTTGTCAATATTACACCTGATGTTAGAAAATTAGTAGATCAAAGTAAAGTCCAAGAAGGACTATGTCTTGTTAATGCCATGCATATCACTGCAAGTGTTTTTATCAATGATAATGAGGATGGATTACTTCATGACTATGAAAAATGGTTAGAAAAATTAGCACCTCATGAACCAATTGAACAATACAAACACAATGATACTGGAGAAGATAATGCTGATGCACATCTAAAAAGACAAGTAATGGGGCGTGAAGTAGTTGTTGCAATTACTAATGGTAATCTAGACTTTGGTCCTTGGGAACAAATTTTTTACGGAGAATTTGATGGTAAGAGACCAAAAAGAGTTTTAGTTAAAATTATTGGTGAATAG
- a CDS encoding mRNA surveillance protein pelota: MITKTIDENLISVIPEDSEDLLNLRRIIRENDKVIGDTTRVLKQDKEYARPDKGERIKIRIALTVEKISLDEVLDKLRISGIISESSNESVPHGSHHSFILELNDGITISKKKWLPVEKKLLKSSNNQVSFVLIAIDTADCGIARLRGTHLEFMPNMYSGSGGKRYKTNFKIEKFFEHVQQAMNSIFKEGDMIIIFGPGETKKRFANHLQKSQKYKIQVVDGVDSGGEDGIYTFTKSQTMHEIMSDSKLAKAAAIIDEIMILANKKSKKFTMGYNETLDANQIGAVESIVFSDKIIQDNNEQEIMDFLNDVENKGVKIYSVDSSTDIGLRVTGLGGIVSLLRYSLET; this comes from the coding sequence ATGATTACAAAAACAATAGATGAGAATTTAATTTCAGTAATTCCCGAAGATTCAGAAGATTTATTGAATTTACGGCGAATAATTAGAGAAAATGACAAAGTGATTGGTGATACTACACGAGTTCTAAAACAAGATAAAGAATATGCTAGACCAGACAAAGGTGAAAGAATCAAAATTAGAATTGCATTAACTGTGGAAAAAATTTCTCTTGATGAAGTTTTAGATAAACTGAGAATTAGTGGAATTATTTCTGAATCAAGTAACGAATCAGTACCACACGGTTCACATCATTCATTTATTTTAGAACTAAATGATGGAATTACAATTTCAAAGAAAAAATGGTTGCCAGTAGAGAAAAAACTTTTGAAATCAAGTAATAATCAAGTCAGTTTTGTACTAATTGCAATTGATACTGCGGACTGTGGAATTGCAAGATTAAGAGGAACACATTTAGAATTTATGCCAAATATGTACTCTGGATCTGGAGGAAAGAGATACAAAACTAATTTTAAAATTGAAAAATTCTTTGAACATGTACAGCAGGCAATGAATTCTATTTTTAAAGAGGGAGACATGATAATAATTTTTGGTCCAGGTGAAACAAAAAAAAGATTTGCAAATCATTTACAAAAATCACAAAAATACAAGATTCAAGTTGTTGATGGAGTAGATTCAGGTGGAGAAGATGGCATTTACACATTTACAAAATCTCAAACAATGCATGAGATAATGTCAGATAGTAAATTAGCAAAAGCTGCAGCAATAATTGATGAAATTATGATTCTTGCAAATAAGAAAAGTAAAAAATTTACAATGGGATATAATGAAACGTTAGATGCCAATCAAATTGGCGCAGTAGAATCAATAGTATTTTCAGATAAAATAATTCAAGACAATAATGAACAAGAAATAATGGATTTCCTAAACGATGTAGAAAATAAAGGGGTTAAAATTTACAGTGTTGATTCATCTACAGATATCGGATTAAGAGTTACAGGTTTAGGTGGAATAGTTTCTTTGTTAAGATATTCTTTAGAGACTTAA